The following nucleotide sequence is from Saccharothrix texasensis.
GCAACCACGACAGCGCGCCCGAGGTCTGCGAGGTGTTGTCCACCAACGACGCCGGCGCGCCGGTCACCGTGCCGGACAGCGTCACGTCCCGCAGGGGCGCGGGGACGGAGGAACCCGTGGTCAACGACGGCGGCGCGGCGTCCGGACCGGTGGCCCACCGCGACGGCGACGACCCCATCCGGAAGTCCAGCACCCCGCCGTCGGCGATCTCCGCGTGCGGCAGGTAGGACTTGTCCCACCTCTTCCCGTTGACCTCCAACGACTGCACGTAGATGTTCTCGGCGGAGTTGGCCGGGGCGTTGACCACGAGCGAGCGCCCGTTCTCCAGGTGCACGGTCAGCTTCTTGAACAGCGGCGACCCGATCGCGTACGTCGAGTTGCCCATCTGGAGCGGGTAGAAGCCCATGGCGCTGAACAGCCACCACGCCGACTGCTCGCCGTTGTCCTCGTCGCCGGGGTAGCCCTGGCCGATCTCGCTGCCCAGGTAGAGCCGGGACAAGATCTCGCGCACCTTCTCCTGCGTCTTCCACGGCTGACCGGCGTAGTCGTACATGTAGGTGATGTGGTGCGACACCTGGTTGGAGTGGCCCAGCTGCCCCATCCGCACGTCACGCGCCTCGGTCATCTCGTGGATCACGCCGCCGTACGAGCCGGGGAACTTCGCCGTCTCCGGCGTGGCGAAGAAGTCGTCCAGCTTCTTGGCCAGCCCGTCGCGACCGCCGTAGAGGTTGGCCAGGCCCTGCCCGTCGTGCGGCACCGAGAACGCCATGTTCCAGCCGTCGGTCTCGGTGTAGTCGTGGCCCCACTCGCGCGGGTCGTACTCGTCGGTGGGCACGCGCCACGTGCCGTCGGGGTTGCGGCCCTGGAAGAAGCCCGTCGACGGGTCGAACATGTGGATGTAGTTCTGCGCGCGGTTCGAGAAGTACTCGTGGGCCGCCTGGTACTGCGCCTCGCCGGTCTTCTCGTGCAGCGCGCGGGCCATGTTCGCGATGCCGTAGTCGTTGACGTAGCCCTCGATCGCCCACGACATGCCCTCGCCGGTGGCGGTGGACGTGTAGCCGGTGAAGATCGAGGTGTCCAGGCCCTTGCGGCCGACGCCCGCGTTCGGCGGCGCGACCGTCGCGTTCTTCACCGCCGCCTCGTAGGCCGCCTTGGCGTCGGGCAGGTCGACGCCCTTCACGAACGCGTCCGCGAACGCCACGTCGGAGCTCGTGCCGGTCATCAGGTTCGCGTAGCCGGGGGAGGACCAGCGCGAGATCCACCCGCCGTCGCGGTACTGCTGCACGAACCCGTCCGCCAGCTCGGCGGCCTTGCCGGGCGTCAGCAGGCTGTACGCGGGCCACGTGGTCCGGTAGGTGTCCCAGAACCCGTTGTTGACGTAGACCTTGCCGTCCACGACCTTCGCGCCGGTCTGCGTCGGCGTGGACGGCCCGGCGGGCTGCACGGGCGACGCGTACCGGTACCGGGGCGCCTCCGCGGTGCCGGTGTTCTCGAAGCCCGAGTTCGGGTAGAGGTAGAGGCGGTAGAGGTTGGAGTACAGCGTGGTCAGCTGGTCCTCCGACGCGCCTTCCACCTCGACCGTGCCCAGCACCCGGTCCCACGCCTGCTGCGCCCGGTCGCGCACCGAGTCGAACGTGTCCGAAGAGGACACCTCCAGCTCCAGGTTGCGCTTGGCCTGGTCGACGCCCAGCAGCGAGGTGGCGATCTTCATGGTGACGGTCTTGTCGCCGGACGTGTCGAACTGGAAGAAACCGGCCACGTCGTCGCGGCCCGCGCCGGTCAGCCGACCGCTGGAGACGACGGGCTTGTCCACCACGCCGTACACGAACAGCCGGGTCGCGCCGGTGGACAGGCCGCTCTTGACGTCGGAGAAGCCGGTCACCACGCCGGTCGCCGGGTCGAGCGTGAGCCCGCCGCTGTTGCTGACGTTGTCGAAGACCAGGTTCGAGGTGTCGTCGACGAACGTGAAGCGGAACAGCGCGGCGTGGTCGGTCGGCGCGATCTCGGTGCGCATCCCGTTCTCGAACCGCACCCCGTAGTAGTGCGCCTTGGCGGTCTCGTTCTCGTGCTTGAACGGCAGCGCGCGCACGGCCCGGTCGGCGGTCGGCGTGCCGGCGGTCGGCATCACCTGGAACGTCTGCCGGTCACCCATCCACGGGCTCGGCTCGTGGCTCGCGGTGAACGCCTGCAACGTCGGCAGGTTGTCCCGGTTGTTGTTCTTCGCGTACTCGTACAGCCAGCTGATCGAGCCCGCGTTGGTCATGGGCGACCAGAAGTTGAAGCCGTGCGGCACCGCGGTGGCCGGGAAGTTGTTGCCCCGCGAGAACGAGCCGCTGGAGTTGGTGCCGCGGGTGGTCAGCACCCAGTCCGACGGGCGCGGCCGGTCGACCGCGGCCGGCGCGGACTTCACCGCGATGTCGTCGACCCAGCCGTTGAACCCGGCGGGTCCCTTCGGGTTGTCGTAGGCCACCAGGACGCGCTTGATCGTCTTGCCCGCGGCGACCTGACCGACGACGGACGCGACCCGGTTCCACTGGTTGGTGTAGAGCGACTTCGCCGCGCCCTGGCCGCGCGGTGACAGCTCGAACCCGTGCTGGTCGCGCGCGCCGAGGTCGCTGAGGTAGGTGCCGTCGGCGAACGCGAGGTCGACCGAGACGAAGGTGGCCGGGTAGTTCAGGTCGTCCGTGGTGAACGACGGGAAGATCAGGTAGGACAGCTCGGTGCTCGACGTGACCGGGATGTCGACGTCGAAGACCTTGTTGTAGGAGTAGCCGCGCCCCTCGGCGACGTGCGTCCCCTGGTACCGCAGGGCCTTCACGCCGGTGAACCCGGCGCCCGCCTTCGCGTTGTACCCGCCGTTGGCGCCCTTGCCCACGGTGGTGCGCATGTTCTTCGCCGGCGGGGTGGTGGAGCCGTCGGAGAACTGGACCTCGGCCAGTTGGATGAGGTCCACGCCGCCCGCGGTCGCGGAGATGTCGAGCCGGTAGTGCTTGAACGCCGTGGTGTTCGCCAGGTCGTAGACCTTGGTCTGGAACCGCTCGGCGAACGCCTCGCCGGCGCGGGTGTCGACCGGGGTCCACGTCGTGCCGTCGTCGGAGCCGCGCAGCGTCCAGTCCTTCGGGTCGCGCTCGGGCGCGTCGTTGGCCGACGACAGGGCGTAGCGCTTGACCGCGACGGGCTCGTTGAAGGTGAACCGCGCCCAGCCGGTCGGCGTGAAGGTGAGCCACTTCGACGACACGTTGGCGTCGACCAGGTTGGCCGCGACCTCGCCGGAGCCGGAGTTCTCGGAGTTGGCCACCACGTCGACGACGCGGTCGGTGACGTTGCCGGGGATGCCGGTGGAGTCCGAGCCGTCGACGCCCGAGGTCTTCGGCGTGCCGTCCGGGCCGGTCTCCACGGTGCTCGTCCAGGTCGGCTGCGGTTGCCCGTCCTCGAACGACGTGGCGAAGAGCGTCTCGCTCACGGTTGGCTCCCCCGGTGCGGCGGTCGCGGAGGGCCAGCCTCCCACGGTCCCCAGCGCCAGCGCGATGGTCGAGACGACCACCAGCGATCTCCTGCCCCGCATGTGCCCCATCGCGCACGCCTTTCGCCCATAACGACCCGATCTTTAGCGAAGCAAATGGGTTGCTGACATCGATGTCAAGGGTGCCCGCGCATCTTGTCCGCAAGCCTGTCCGGGCGCTGCTCCACCCGATCTACACTCGCGCACTGTGACGGCCCCGAACTCGCCCCAGGTGGGCACCCCGGCGGGGATGCGCGTGCTCAACCAGCGCGCGGTGCTCGACCGGCTGCGGGTGGGAGGTCCGGCGACCAGGCCGCGCATCGCGCAGGACACCGGCCTGTCGAAGCCGACCGTCGGCCAGGCGCTGCTCGACCTGGAGCAGCACGGCCTGGTGCGCACCACCGGCCGCACGTCGGCGGGACCGGGCCGCTCGGCCGTGGTCTACGAGCCGAACCCGGCGGCGGGGCACGTGCTCGGCGTCGACATCGGCAGGGAGCGGATCCGGGTGGCGGTGGCGGACCTGGCCGGTTCGGTGATCGCGCGCTCCGACGAGCGCAACCGGTGCCGCTCGGCCGCGGCGTTGGTCCGCACGGTGCGGGAACTGGCCGAGCGCACGGTGTCCGACGCCGGCCTGTCGCCGGCGGACCTGGTGGTGAAGGTCGTCGGCACGCCCGGCGTGCCCGACCCGCGCGACCGGACGCTGCACCACGCGCCGAACCTGCCCGGGTGGGAACGCCCCGGCCTGCTGGACGACCTGGAAGCCGCGCTGGGCGCGGACCTGGTGGTGGAGAACGACGCGAACCTGGCCGCCGTCGGCGAGCAGGCGCACGGGGCGGCCCGGGACGTCGACGTGTTCGTGTGCGTCACGGTCGGCACCGGGATCGGCATGGGGATCGTGGTGGACGGCCGGTTGTTCCGCGGCGCGCACGGCGCGGCGGGC
It contains:
- a CDS encoding GH92 family glycosyl hydrolase — encoded protein: MGHMRGRRSLVVVSTIALALGTVGGWPSATAAPGEPTVSETLFATSFEDGQPQPTWTSTVETGPDGTPKTSGVDGSDSTGIPGNVTDRVVDVVANSENSGSGEVAANLVDANVSSKWLTFTPTGWARFTFNEPVAVKRYALSSANDAPERDPKDWTLRGSDDGTTWTPVDTRAGEAFAERFQTKVYDLANTTAFKHYRLDISATAGGVDLIQLAEVQFSDGSTTPPAKNMRTTVGKGANGGYNAKAGAGFTGVKALRYQGTHVAEGRGYSYNKVFDVDIPVTSSTELSYLIFPSFTTDDLNYPATFVSVDLAFADGTYLSDLGARDQHGFELSPRGQGAAKSLYTNQWNRVASVVGQVAAGKTIKRVLVAYDNPKGPAGFNGWVDDIAVKSAPAAVDRPRPSDWVLTTRGTNSSGSFSRGNNFPATAVPHGFNFWSPMTNAGSISWLYEYAKNNNRDNLPTLQAFTASHEPSPWMGDRQTFQVMPTAGTPTADRAVRALPFKHENETAKAHYYGVRFENGMRTEIAPTDHAALFRFTFVDDTSNLVFDNVSNSGGLTLDPATGVVTGFSDVKSGLSTGATRLFVYGVVDKPVVSSGRLTGAGRDDVAGFFQFDTSGDKTVTMKIATSLLGVDQAKRNLELEVSSSDTFDSVRDRAQQAWDRVLGTVEVEGASEDQLTTLYSNLYRLYLYPNSGFENTGTAEAPRYRYASPVQPAGPSTPTQTGAKVVDGKVYVNNGFWDTYRTTWPAYSLLTPGKAAELADGFVQQYRDGGWISRWSSPGYANLMTGTSSDVAFADAFVKGVDLPDAKAAYEAAVKNATVAPPNAGVGRKGLDTSIFTGYTSTATGEGMSWAIEGYVNDYGIANMARALHEKTGEAQYQAAHEYFSNRAQNYIHMFDPSTGFFQGRNPDGTWRVPTDEYDPREWGHDYTETDGWNMAFSVPHDGQGLANLYGGRDGLAKKLDDFFATPETAKFPGSYGGVIHEMTEARDVRMGQLGHSNQVSHHITYMYDYAGQPWKTQEKVREILSRLYLGSEIGQGYPGDEDNGEQSAWWLFSAMGFYPLQMGNSTYAIGSPLFKKLTVHLENGRSLVVNAPANSAENIYVQSLEVNGKRWDKSYLPHAEIADGGVLDFRMGSSPSRWATGPDAAPPSLTTGSSVPAPLRDVTLSGTVTGAPASLVDNTSQTSGALSWLQVDLPSNKESSSFYTLTSGKGGGDPTSWVLKGSYDGTTWSTVDERSGEAFAWRQQTRAFKIARPGHYRHYRLEFPGSVTVAEFELLAKPFVACTATVTGEHAGPLRVQSGVTCVDGASVTGPVTVAAGASLYVFGGEVKGPVNATGAAAVVLVETSVGGPVNVTGTSGQVSLERVTVGGPVRLVDNKGGTVVAGNTVGGPLSCTGSSPEPVNNGWVNAASGPKTGQCAKL
- a CDS encoding ROK family transcriptional regulator; this translates as MRVLNQRAVLDRLRVGGPATRPRIAQDTGLSKPTVGQALLDLEQHGLVRTTGRTSAGPGRSAVVYEPNPAAGHVLGVDIGRERIRVAVADLAGSVIARSDERNRCRSAAALVRTVRELAERTVSDAGLSPADLVVKVVGTPGVPDPRDRTLHHAPNLPGWERPGLLDDLEAALGADLVVENDANLAAVGEQAHGAARDVDVFVCVTVGTGIGMGIVVDGRLFRGAHGAAGEVGYLPYLGQSEEDGRRRGQVEAAAAAESVVALAKRHGLAARSAREVFAAARAGDERALLAVRDEAERLAFVVASVVAVVDPGLVVLGGGVGSNTDLLQEPMEAALRRMTPLVPRIVAGELGDGAVLSGAIAIGLRSARDLVFDRRGAVTL